One window of the Nicotiana tabacum cultivar K326 chromosome 4, ASM71507v2, whole genome shotgun sequence genome contains the following:
- the LOC107765408 gene encoding nuclear transcription factor Y subunit C-1, producing MENNQQSAANAAAAAAAAAAAYPTQPPYHHLLQQQQQQLQMFWTYQRQEIEQVNDFKNHQLPLARIKKIMKADEDVRMISAEAPILFAKACELFILELTIRSWLHAEENKRRTLQKNDIAAAITRTDIFDFLVDIVPRDEIKEEGGVGLGPAGIVGSTASGVPYYYPPMGQPAPPGVMMGRPAMPGVDPSMYVQPPPPPSQAWQSVWQTAEDNSYASGGSSGQGNLDGQS from the exons ATGGAAAACAACCAGCAATCGGCGGCGAATGCAGCGGCGGCGGCGGCAGCAGCAGCAGCGGCGTACCCAACGCAGCCACCGTACCACCACCTCCTtcagcaacagcaacagcagctCCAGATGTTCTGGACCTACCAGCGCCAAGAAATCGAACAGGTTAACGATTTCAAGAACCACCAACTTCCTCTCGCCCGAATCAAGAAGATCATGAAAGCTGACGAGGATGTCCGCATGATCTCCGCTGAAGCCCCCATTTTATTCGCCAAAGCGTGTGAGCTTTTCATTCTGGAACTCACTATTCGTTCCTGGCTTCACGCTGAGGAAAATAAGCGTCGAACTTTACAGAAGAACGACATCGCTGCGGCGATTACGCGGACTGACATTTTTGATTTCCTTGTTGACATTGTTCCTAGGGATGAGATCAAGGAAGAGGGTGGTGTTGGTCTTGGGCCTGCTGGGATTGTGGGGTCCACAGCTAGTGGTGTGCCTTACTATTACCCACCAATGGGTCAGCCTGCTCCACCGGGTGTGATGATGGGCCGGCCTGCTATGCCTGGGGTTGATCCTTCGATGTACGTTCAGCCTCCGCCACCGCCGTCGCAGGCGTGGCAGTCCGTTTGGCAGACTGCTGAGGATAATTCCTATGCAAGTGGAGGCAGCAGTGGACAGGGTAACCTTGATGGTCAAAG TTAA